Proteins found in one Calditrichota bacterium genomic segment:
- a CDS encoding TonB-dependent receptor, translating into MKIKIFTIILILLIFSGQIFCGTTGLLKGKVTDKATGEPLIGANVLLVGTRFGAATDEQGKFVIYHIPAGRYQVKVLMIGYQPYLVDNVRIIMDVKTELDIQMSEVAVDLGKEIVVTAERPLIQKDITGTMHAVSAKKITELPVDSYLDVISLQPGVTSDLHIRGGRTTEVLYLVDGLPIQENIQGGAASQLPQQSIAEMTIQTGGFNAEYGNAMSGVINIVTKQGGTNREFFLRAVGDHAGYEKSNHKSELELMTSGPVFGDKIGYFLSSNVRISDTRWWQDLKKYFNPPMKRNVNVVGKINFRLSNNVKLITQAIFSDNFSRQYEYRWRYNLNGLPPLASRSLRLSASFTHTLSSRTFYTLQFSRYQIHKEMKKWQKDQVENMAPYQYELPWYYFVFSGNRLWWQDTKEINYLAKGDFTSQYHPIAQFKAGFEFQYFDLENDLVKYEPQKSFWGKPLLDAELLNFNSYYHYRPYRGSFYLQNKIDNDIVVMNLGLRYDFLDPRAQRPLVEWIPVSNEDYQQQINGWAPASLKSQWSPRIGFSFPITKDDFIFINYGFFFQIPMFDYMFTGLNFNLKKGVKALYGNPDLKPEKTKAIEVSYKHTFWNNWLLSFTYFNKDISGLVDTKTFLASDSKAEDDGYNQYVNLAGGSSDGFEIVLQKRYSHHFSGKVSYSYMHARGLSGSTNQGMNYFIWGFSVPNEEFYLSWDQRHTLVTEISLGTPDKISMNLLWRWNSPRPYTYFPSRTGYVPDLNIQMKPNNARMRYQSYVDVKIVRNWQLRSGITVSTYLDVRNLLDKYNVLWIASDGRIGGELSDPSGWDIGRRVNLGITVSFTEK; encoded by the coding sequence AAATTAAGATCTTTACAATAATTCTAATTCTTCTCATTTTTTCCGGTCAAATTTTTTGTGGCACAACCGGTCTGCTGAAAGGAAAAGTGACGGACAAAGCTACGGGAGAGCCGCTGATCGGCGCCAATGTTTTGCTCGTAGGCACAAGATTTGGCGCTGCCACGGATGAGCAGGGCAAATTTGTCATTTACCACATTCCTGCCGGCCGCTATCAGGTAAAAGTGCTCATGATTGGATACCAGCCCTATCTTGTTGATAATGTTCGTATTATCATGGACGTGAAAACAGAGCTTGACATTCAAATGTCCGAAGTCGCAGTTGATCTGGGAAAGGAAATTGTCGTAACTGCTGAGCGACCTCTGATTCAAAAAGACATCACAGGGACCATGCACGCGGTGAGTGCAAAAAAAATCACCGAACTGCCGGTCGATTCCTATCTTGATGTCATTTCTTTGCAGCCCGGCGTCACGTCCGATCTGCACATTCGCGGCGGCAGAACTACGGAAGTTTTGTATCTCGTGGATGGGCTGCCGATTCAGGAAAATATTCAGGGAGGCGCTGCCTCGCAATTGCCGCAGCAGTCAATCGCGGAGATGACCATTCAGACCGGCGGTTTCAACGCGGAATACGGCAACGCCATGTCCGGAGTAATCAATATCGTCACCAAACAGGGCGGTACAAATCGGGAATTTTTCTTGCGTGCTGTGGGTGACCACGCGGGTTACGAAAAATCAAATCATAAATCCGAACTTGAATTGATGACTTCCGGCCCTGTTTTTGGCGATAAAATCGGCTATTTTCTGTCTTCGAATGTACGCATTTCCGATACGCGCTGGTGGCAGGATTTGAAAAAATATTTTAACCCGCCCATGAAGAGAAATGTCAATGTCGTGGGAAAAATCAATTTTCGCTTGAGCAATAATGTCAAATTAATTACGCAGGCGATTTTTTCAGATAATTTTTCCCGGCAATACGAATACCGCTGGCGTTACAATTTGAACGGCCTGCCGCCTCTGGCAAGTCGATCGCTGCGGCTGAGCGCATCGTTCACGCACACACTTTCGTCGCGGACATTTTACACGCTGCAATTCAGTCGCTATCAGATTCACAAAGAAATGAAGAAGTGGCAGAAAGACCAGGTCGAAAATATGGCGCCTTACCAGTACGAATTACCGTGGTATTATTTTGTATTTTCCGGCAATCGTCTCTGGTGGCAGGACACTAAAGAAATCAATTATCTCGCCAAGGGAGATTTCACATCGCAGTATCATCCCATTGCTCAGTTCAAAGCCGGGTTTGAGTTTCAGTATTTCGATCTGGAAAACGATCTCGTCAAATACGAACCGCAAAAATCGTTCTGGGGCAAGCCGCTGCTGGACGCAGAACTGTTGAATTTTAACAGTTACTATCATTACCGCCCTTATCGCGGTTCATTTTATTTGCAAAATAAAATCGATAACGACATTGTGGTGATGAATCTGGGACTGCGTTACGATTTTCTCGATCCCCGAGCGCAGAGGCCGCTGGTGGAATGGATTCCGGTGAGCAATGAAGATTACCAACAGCAAATTAACGGCTGGGCGCCGGCGTCGCTGAAATCGCAATGGAGTCCGCGCATTGGATTTTCTTTTCCCATTACAAAAGATGATTTCATTTTTATCAATTACGGATTTTTCTTTCAAATTCCCATGTTCGATTACATGTTCACGGGCTTGAATTTTAATCTTAAAAAAGGCGTCAAAGCGCTGTACGGGAATCCTGATCTGAAACCTGAAAAGACAAAAGCCATCGAGGTAAGCTACAAGCATACATTCTGGAATAACTGGCTGCTCTCTTTCACTTATTTCAATAAAGACATTTCCGGTCTGGTGGACACAAAGACGTTTTTAGCCTCGGACAGTAAAGCGGAAGATGATGGCTACAATCAATACGTCAATCTCGCCGGCGGCAGCTCTGACGGATTTGAGATTGTTTTGCAAAAAAGATACAGTCATCATTTTTCCGGGAAAGTGAGTTATTCCTACATGCACGCCAGAGGGTTGAGCGGCAGCACGAATCAGGGAATGAATTATTTCATCTGGGGATTTTCCGTGCCCAATGAAGAATTTTATCTCTCCTGGGATCAGCGCCACACGCTGGTGACGGAAATCTCTCTCGGAACGCCGGATAAAATTAGCATGAATTTGCTCTGGCGCTGGAATTCTCCCAGACCTTACACCTATTTTCCGTCGCGTACCGGCTACGTTCCCGATTTGAATATCCAGATGAAACCCAACAATGCCCGAATGCGCTACCAGTCTTACGTCGATGTGAAAATTGTCAGAAATTGGCAGCTTAGATCCGGCATCACAGTTTCGACCTATCTCGACGTTCGCAATCTGCTGGATAAATACAATGTGCTCTGGATCGCCTCGGATGGCAGAATCGGCGGCGAATTGAGTGATCCGAGCGGTTGGGACATTGGCAGAAGAGTGAATCTGGGGATTACGGTTTCTTTTACTGAAAAGTGA